One window from the genome of Nicotiana sylvestris chromosome 9, ASM39365v2, whole genome shotgun sequence encodes:
- the LOC138877278 gene encoding uncharacterized protein: MGTSSGVWTLFTDGASNMKGFGLGIVLKPPIKTARLTNNEAEYEAMTVGMELAKGLGAEVIEAKCDSLLMVNQVNRSIEVREDRMQRYLDKIQVTLYHFKEWTLVHIAREQNSEVDAIANLGSSVKEDDILHGAVVQLSKLVIQEGHAEINSTSLKWDWKNKYIDYLESGKPPTDPKESRALWTKAARFSLDENRTLFRRTFDGALAVCLGPGDTNYVL; this comes from the coding sequence ATGGGCACATCTTCAGGGGTATGGACCTTATTCACTGATGGTGCCTCGAACATGAAAGGGTTTGGGCTCGGTATAGTTCTGAAGCCACCTATAAAAACCGCaaggttgactaacaatgaagctgagtatgaggctatgacTGTAGGTATGGAATTGGCCAAAGGCCTAGGAGCGGAAGTAATCGAAGCAAAATGTGATTCCCTTCTGATGGTAAATCAGGTAAATAGGAGCATTGAGGTTCGggaagacaggatgcaaagatacttagacaaaattcAAGTCACATTGTATCatttcaaagaatggactctggTCCACATAGCTCGGGAGCAGAATAGCGAGGTCGATGCCAtcgcaaacctgggatcatcagtcaaggaagatgacatactccATGGGGCTGTTGTTCAACTATCCAAATTAGTGATCCAAGAAGGCCATGCCGAGATCAACTCCACTAGCCTGAAATGGGATTGGAAAAATAAATATATCGACTATCTGGAAAGTGGAAAGCCACCCACAGACCCAAAAGAGTCGAGGGCTCTATGGACCAAAGCAGCCCGGTTCTCGCTCGATGAAAATAGAACTCTATTTAGAAGAACCTTTGATGGGGCCCTAGCAGTATGTCTGGGACCGGGGGACACAAATTACGTGCTCTGA